In Notamacropus eugenii isolate mMacEug1 chromosome 1, mMacEug1.pri_v2, whole genome shotgun sequence, one genomic interval encodes:
- the GINS2 gene encoding DNA replication complex GINS protein PSF2 codes for MDPAEVEFLAEKEMVTIIPNFSLDKIYLIGGDLGPFNPGLPVEVPLWLAMNLKQRQKCRVIPPEWMDVEKLEEIRDQERKEETFTPMPSPYYMELTKLLLNHASDNIPKADEIRTLIKDMWDTRIAKLRVSADSFVKQQEAHAKLDNLTLLEINTTGAFLTEALNHMYKLRTNLHPAESTQSQDF; via the exons ATGGACCCGGCCGAGGTGGAGTTCCTGGCCGAGAAGGAAATGGTCACCATCATCCCCAACTTCAGCCTGGACAAGATCTACCTCATCGGG GGAGATCTGGGACCTTTTAATCCTGGTTTACCTGTGGAAGTACCTCTTTGGCTGGCAATGAAcctaaaacagagacagaagtgCCGCGTGATTCCTCCTGAATGGATGGATGTCG aaaaactggagGAGATACGAGatcaagagaggaaggaggaaacatTCACCCCAATGCCTAGCCCTTACTACATGGAGCTTACTAAACTGTTGTTAAATCA TGCTTCGGATAACATCCCCAAGGCAGATGAGATCCGGACCCTGATTAAGGATATGTGGGATACTCGAATAGCTAAGCTCCGAGTCTCTGCAGACAGTTTTGTCAAACAGCAGGAAGCCCATGCcaag cTGGATAACCTCACCTTGTTGGAGATCAACACTACTGGAGCATTCCTCACAGAAGCCCTAAATCATATGTACAAACTCCGTACAAACCTCCATCCTGCAGAGAGTACTCAATCACAGGACTTTTAG